The following proteins come from a genomic window of Candidatus Protochlamydia phocaeensis:
- a CDS encoding C40 family peptidase, producing MKKFVSYPAANLYVRPSEDSEVVSQALYGWQVNVLDRQEGFERIQTEDGYQGWIASDQLHALAESCSFASKVQIRHNAAHVYAEPFVNRKKPLLTLPFEVELNVVTESPEEDFRWIQVQLVTGQPAWIQRGHVRVDPAPLSLREMLDLSRQFLGLPYTWGGRSSFGYDCSGFIQMLFKQMGILLPRDARQQIEAPMCQEVQGELQPGDLIFFGSSLSQIKHVALYLEQDRLIHASVKPIPIVQVSSLDEPSLKQRFAYRTFRRLNLKANPHTYS from the coding sequence ATGAAAAAATTCGTCTCTTACCCCGCTGCTAATCTGTATGTTCGTCCATCTGAGGACAGCGAAGTCGTCTCTCAAGCGCTTTATGGATGGCAAGTAAACGTGCTTGACCGGCAAGAGGGATTTGAGCGCATTCAGACAGAAGACGGCTACCAAGGATGGATTGCATCGGATCAACTGCATGCGCTCGCTGAAAGCTGCTCTTTTGCCTCTAAAGTTCAAATTCGCCATAATGCGGCCCATGTCTATGCTGAGCCATTTGTCAATCGAAAGAAGCCGCTATTGACTCTTCCCTTCGAAGTAGAGCTAAATGTAGTGACTGAATCGCCGGAAGAGGATTTTCGCTGGATTCAAGTCCAGCTGGTCACTGGGCAGCCGGCCTGGATTCAGCGCGGGCATGTACGCGTCGATCCTGCGCCGCTAAGTTTGAGAGAAATGCTAGACTTGAGCCGGCAATTTTTGGGGCTTCCTTATACTTGGGGGGGAAGATCAAGCTTTGGCTATGATTGCTCGGGGTTTATTCAAATGCTTTTCAAGCAAATGGGAATTTTGCTTCCTCGGGATGCTCGGCAGCAGATTGAGGCGCCTATGTGCCAAGAGGTGCAAGGGGAGCTGCAGCCAGGCGATCTGATCTTTTTCGGTTCCTCCTTATCGCAGATTAAGCATGTCGCTCTCTATCTTGAGCAAGATCGTTTGATCCATGCGTCTGTCAAACCTATTCCCATCGTGCAAGTCTCTTCTCTAGATGAGCCGAGTTTAAAGCAGCGGTTTGCTTACCGCACGTTTCGCCGCTTGAACTTAAAAGCGAATCCGCATACATATAGCTAA
- a CDS encoding ABC transporter permease encodes MQPLEDDLFVPALALKETEDPPYPVSTAWQRFRQSRFGLCGLMLLAVIAILTLSGPFLSGYPYDATHLALKNQPPSSQFWFGTDDLGRDLFTRVWYGARISLCVGLCAAIMDLFIGLLWGGIAGFFGGKIDETMMRLADILYSLPYLLVVIMLTVVWGSGLFSIIAALALIGWITMARIVRGQVLLLKEMDYILAAKALGAGPFRLLFKHLLPNAMGPVVVTLTLTIPSAIFSEAFLSFLGLGIQAPMASWGTMASEGLPAMTFYPWRLFFPAFFISLTMLSFHLIGEGLKDALIKSEQVNLL; translated from the coding sequence ATGCAGCCTTTAGAAGACGATTTGTTTGTTCCCGCCCTTGCTTTAAAAGAAACCGAGGACCCCCCTTATCCTGTTTCCACTGCTTGGCAGCGCTTTCGCCAAAGCCGGTTTGGCTTGTGCGGATTAATGCTCCTGGCAGTCATCGCCATCCTGACGCTGAGCGGGCCATTCCTTTCCGGTTACCCCTATGATGCGACCCACTTAGCGCTAAAAAATCAGCCGCCTTCTTCTCAATTTTGGTTCGGCACAGATGATCTGGGGCGCGACCTTTTTACGCGGGTCTGGTACGGTGCGCGCATTTCCCTCTGCGTTGGATTATGTGCGGCCATCATGGACTTATTTATCGGCCTATTATGGGGAGGGATCGCGGGCTTTTTCGGCGGAAAAATAGATGAAACAATGATGCGGCTAGCCGATATCCTTTATTCGCTTCCCTATTTGCTTGTCGTGATCATGCTGACAGTGGTATGGGGATCGGGACTTTTCTCAATTATCGCCGCCCTGGCCTTGATCGGCTGGATCACAATGGCGCGCATCGTTCGCGGCCAAGTCCTCCTCCTCAAAGAAATGGATTACATTTTGGCAGCTAAAGCCTTGGGCGCCGGACCTTTCCGCCTCTTGTTCAAGCATCTCTTGCCCAATGCCATGGGCCCGGTAGTAGTGACACTTACTCTGACTATCCCCTCTGCCATTTTTTCAGAAGCCTTTCTAAGTTTCTTGGGCCTAGGCATACAGGCCCCTATGGCCAGTTGGGGAACAATGGCTAGCGAGGGCTTGCCAGCCATGACTTTTTACCCTTGGCGGCTGTTTTTCCCGGCTTTTTTCATCAGCTTGACCATGCTCTCTTTTCATCTGATAGGAGAAGGACTAAAAGACGCATTAATCAAGTCCGAACAGGTTAATCTATTATGA
- a CDS encoding ABC transporter permease produces MLAYAFRKFAYFFCSLWIIATLTFILMKSVPGDPFAEEQVLRNDMQEALSQHYGLNDPWPVQYKNYMRSLLQGDLGYSLKYPGQSVNRIIQEGFPVSALLGLEAFFWAISIGIALGTLAALQAGKWQETAVLCVTTIGVSVPSFILAALLQYTLALKLGLFPLARWGTFAQTLLPSLALAALPLAFVARLTRASLIEVLQTDYIKIARAKGLSFFALIKSHALRNALLPVLSYLGQLMANILVGSFVIEKIFSIPGLGQWFVNSVVNRDYSLIMGLTLFYSVILMTSLFCVDMAYGLLDPRIRLLKRED; encoded by the coding sequence ATGCTTGCTTATGCGTTTAGAAAATTCGCCTATTTCTTCTGTTCTTTATGGATAATAGCGACATTGACTTTCATCTTAATGAAATCTGTTCCAGGAGATCCCTTTGCCGAGGAACAGGTGCTGCGCAATGATATGCAGGAAGCCTTGAGCCAGCACTATGGATTGAATGATCCCTGGCCTGTCCAATATAAGAATTATATGCGCTCTCTTTTACAAGGCGATCTGGGCTATTCGCTTAAATATCCAGGGCAAAGCGTCAACCGCATTATTCAAGAAGGTTTTCCCGTCTCGGCACTGCTTGGCCTGGAAGCTTTTTTTTGGGCCATCAGCATAGGAATCGCCCTGGGCACACTGGCAGCTTTGCAAGCTGGCAAATGGCAGGAGACGGCAGTTTTATGTGTGACAACCATTGGCGTCTCCGTTCCGAGCTTTATTCTGGCCGCCCTTTTGCAATATACCCTGGCTTTAAAATTAGGTCTTTTTCCCTTGGCTCGCTGGGGAACTTTTGCTCAAACGCTTCTTCCTTCCCTTGCTTTGGCAGCACTGCCGCTTGCTTTTGTTGCCCGCCTGACGCGCGCCAGCCTGATCGAGGTTTTGCAAACGGATTATATTAAAATCGCCAGGGCCAAGGGCTTGTCTTTTTTCGCATTGATTAAATCCCATGCGCTCCGCAACGCCCTTTTGCCTGTTTTAAGCTATCTGGGCCAGCTGATGGCCAACATTTTAGTGGGAAGCTTTGTTATCGAAAAAATTTTCAGCATTCCGGGCCTTGGCCAATGGTTTGTCAATAGCGTCGTTAATCGAGACTATTCGCTCATCATGGGCCTAACTTTATTTTATAGCGTCATTTTAATGACCTCCCTTTTCTGCGTCGACATGGCCTATGGGCTGCTAGATCCCCGCATTCGCCTTCTCAAGAGGGAGGATTAG
- a CDS encoding peptide ABC transporter substrate-binding protein, giving the protein MVYKLSLFLFLFTCALICAACRPEKPVADQKVLRISCEGDPQTLDPRQVRDLATATTMHLLYEGLMRNQADGQPALALADSMTLSPDQKTYTFKLRKSAWTNGQPVTAYDFEQSWKSTLDPAFPSPNAYQLYVIKGAQGAKEGKSPLDQIGIHALDPETLVVELEAPTPYFPHLLTTYFYFPVHETLRNKKTAASQVDLGVDTVTNGPFQLEKWARHNELSVKPNPHYWDRSAVRLDKLTFVVSDNPTALKLFQNHELDWTGSPLSTLPTDALMSLKQTNHLQVMPAAGVYLFRLNIEKPPFDHPKIRQAMALALNRQELVEHALQGNQIPAMGLIPPSFLASPPFFQDHATQKARQLLQEALTENQMTLQDLAPISLCYAGNERSHKIAQVAQQQWKTGLGIDVRLQSCESKVFFDRLKKQDYQISIGSWFADIRDPISFLDVFKFKNNGTNNTQWENPRYIELLARSSQTADSTQRAKLLKDAEAVLMQDMPIIPLFYASYNYLKAPGIKGVYFSELGYLDFKKAELD; this is encoded by the coding sequence ATGGTCTATAAACTCTCTCTCTTTCTTTTTCTTTTTACATGCGCGCTTATTTGCGCTGCCTGCCGTCCCGAAAAGCCCGTCGCCGATCAAAAAGTCTTGCGAATCAGCTGCGAAGGCGACCCGCAAACATTGGATCCTAGGCAAGTCAGGGACCTGGCAACAGCGACGACCATGCACCTGTTGTATGAAGGATTGATGCGCAATCAGGCCGATGGACAGCCGGCGCTAGCGTTAGCGGATTCCATGACGCTTTCTCCCGATCAGAAAACGTATACGTTTAAGCTCCGCAAAAGCGCATGGACGAACGGTCAGCCCGTCACGGCTTATGACTTTGAGCAGTCCTGGAAAAGCACGCTCGATCCCGCTTTCCCCTCTCCCAATGCGTATCAGCTCTATGTAATCAAGGGAGCGCAAGGGGCTAAAGAGGGCAAGTCTCCTTTGGATCAAATCGGCATCCATGCGCTTGATCCAGAAACGCTTGTTGTGGAATTAGAGGCGCCCACGCCTTATTTTCCCCATCTATTAACGACTTACTTTTATTTTCCCGTTCATGAAACGCTGCGCAACAAAAAGACGGCTGCTTCCCAGGTCGATCTAGGTGTCGACACGGTGACCAATGGTCCCTTTCAATTAGAGAAATGGGCCAGGCACAATGAACTGTCCGTCAAGCCAAACCCCCATTATTGGGACCGATCCGCTGTCCGCTTGGATAAACTGACTTTTGTGGTTTCCGATAATCCAACGGCTCTAAAGCTTTTTCAAAATCACGAGCTTGACTGGACCGGCTCTCCTTTATCGACTCTGCCAACAGATGCGTTGATGTCTTTAAAGCAAACGAACCACTTGCAAGTCATGCCGGCCGCAGGCGTGTACCTTTTTCGCTTAAATATTGAAAAGCCTCCCTTCGACCACCCCAAAATCCGCCAGGCAATGGCTTTGGCCTTGAACCGACAGGAGCTCGTCGAACATGCGCTGCAAGGCAATCAGATTCCCGCCATGGGATTGATTCCCCCCTCTTTTCTCGCTTCCCCTCCGTTCTTTCAAGATCACGCTACTCAAAAAGCCCGCCAGCTGCTTCAAGAGGCATTAACGGAAAACCAGATGACGCTGCAGGACCTTGCCCCCATTTCCCTATGCTATGCCGGCAACGAGCGGTCGCATAAAATCGCCCAAGTCGCTCAACAGCAGTGGAAAACAGGTTTGGGAATAGATGTCCGCTTGCAAAGCTGCGAAAGTAAAGTCTTTTTTGACCGTTTAAAGAAGCAAGACTATCAAATCAGCATCGGCTCTTGGTTTGCCGATATCCGCGATCCTATTTCCTTTTTAGATGTCTTTAAATTTAAAAATAATGGAACCAATAATACGCAGTGGGAAAATCCTCGCTATATTGAGTTGCTTGCCCGTTCTTCGCAAACAGCGGATTCCACCCAAAGAGCGAAGCTATTAAAGGATGCCGAAGCAGTCTTGATGCAGGATATGCCGATCATTCCCCTCTTTTATGCGTCGTACAACTATTTGAAAGCACCCGGCATCAAAGGGGTGTATTTTTCAGAACTCGGTTATTTAGATTTCAAGAAAGCGGAGTTAGACTAA
- a CDS encoding cytidine deaminase — MFKQAWLLALSLTINQSLSAILPMPAIFPIQEIKTVEEKTKQDLIQLACEARKNAYAPYSHYLVGSALLTNRGTVFQGCNVENASYGLGCCSERVAMFKAISEGINNFVAIAVVTKDGGLPCGACRQVMNEFNPNLIVLIGDENGRLLKETTLSQLLPDAFGPHNLD, encoded by the coding sequence ATGTTTAAGCAGGCATGGCTACTAGCGTTATCTTTAACCATCAACCAATCCTTGTCAGCGATTTTACCGATGCCAGCGATTTTTCCGATTCAGGAGATTAAAACTGTGGAAGAAAAAACAAAACAGGACCTCATTCAATTAGCGTGCGAAGCGCGCAAGAATGCCTATGCTCCTTATTCCCATTACCTGGTGGGATCTGCCCTATTAACAAACAGGGGAACTGTTTTCCAAGGGTGCAATGTTGAAAATGCATCTTATGGACTGGGATGCTGTTCGGAAAGGGTAGCCATGTTTAAAGCTATCTCAGAGGGGATCAACAATTTTGTTGCGATTGCCGTGGTCACCAAAGATGGGGGCTTGCCTTGCGGCGCTTGCCGTCAGGTCATGAATGAATTTAATCCCAATTTAATCGTTTTGATTGGAGATGAAAACGGGCGTTTGCTGAAAGAAACAACGCTGAGCCAGCTCTTGCCCGATGCCTTCGGCCCTCACAACTTGGATTGA